From a region of the Triticum aestivum cultivar Chinese Spring chromosome 7D, IWGSC CS RefSeq v2.1, whole genome shotgun sequence genome:
- the LOC123169757 gene encoding protein STRUBBELIG-RECEPTOR FAMILY 3, whose translation MTRRAPARAGGGGGRVLLVLLLVAAAALAARAVTDASDVIAMNGLYVSLGSPSLPGWIPNGGDPCGEGWQGVTCTGTGITSIKMNVANLGGQLSSLGNFTSITTIDLSNNNIGGTIPEDLPLTLQNLFLSANQLTGSIPSSLSKLTGLSAMSLNVNHLDGELPDAFDSLAGLINLDISENNFTGVLPPSMKNLSSLTTLRIQDNQLSGTLDNLQDLPIKDLNVENNLFSGPVPPKLQNIPIFKKDGNPFNTTIAPSASPPSVSPPSSIGAAPTPTPAGPKQAPTPTTTPTDLSPTRAPSPPSPPSKSPPPSNSSDGSTTRDNTSSSQKHNSSKKLKIAGFVLLVVVLFISIVLLVIFCLSKYQERRSRYDYNRSQLGRVHHRVEPQIMPASVQKRDDTKKGPGETLEKRSRESSLAAAALPKKPAENRKEHIINLDRTDSELFAVAPLPPPPPPHPTEKVVVQPKPIVAPERRHSPPPRTSTPTSATPYSVASLQQYTSNFREQNVIRESRLGKVFLAELPEGKLLEVMKIDNPNGRVSVDDFLELVALISEIKHPNTLELVGYCAEYGQRLLVYNHFSRKTLDDALHDREEIDIELSWNARLQVALSSGKALEYLHESFQPPIVHQNFEPANVLLDDKLSVCVAECGLAELMPSSSVTQLSGRLRTLLNYDAPEFQESGIISERGDVYSFGVVMLELLTGRKPYDSSRPRHEQHLVRWAGCQLHDIESLSKMVDPSIRGQCSEKVLSRFADIISRCIQREPEFRPPVSAVVQDITSIVNASREESE comes from the exons ATGACGAGGCGGGCTCCGGCGCGCGCCGGGGGCGGGGGCGGCCGAGTACTGCTGGTTCTACTGCTGGTCGCGGCCGCCGCATTGGCCGCGCGCGCGGTCACCGACGCCTCCGACG TTATTGCTATGAATGGACTGTACGTTTCGCTCGGATCGCCAAGCCTTCCCGGGTGGATTCCAAACGGTGGAGACCCCTGCGGTGAGGGTTGGCAGGGAGTTACCTGCACCGGCACAGGAATAACCTCAAT AAAGATGAATGTTGCAAACCTGGGAGGGCAGCTGAGCAGCTTAGGGAACTTCACTTCAATCACCACCAT AGATCTTAGTAACAATAATATTGGCGGGACTATACCAGAAGATCTGCCTCTCACACTGCAGAATCT TTTCCTCTCTGCTAATCAGCTCACTGGAAGTATTCCCAGCTCATTGTCCAAACTTACAGGTTTATCAGCCAT GTCACTCAACGTCAACCATCTAGATGGAGAACTGCCAGATGCTTTCGATTCACTTGCTGGACTTATAAATCT GGATATTTCTGAGAACAACTTTACTGGTGTGTTACCACCTTCAATGAAAAACCTGTCATCTTTGACTACATT GCGCATACAAGACAATCAACTGTCAGGGACCCTTGACAACTTGCAGGATCTCCCCATCAAAGACCT GAATGTAGAGAACAACTTGTTTTCTGGACCAGTACCTCCGAAACTACAGAACATACCGATCTTCAA AAAGGATGGTAATCCATTTAATACGACTATAGCCCCGTCAGCATCACCGCCTTCAGTGTCACCACCTTCATCAATAGGAGCAGCACCAACTCCAACACCAGCAGGACCAAAACAAGccccaacaccaacaacaacgcctACAGATCTAAGTCCAACAAGAGCACCGTCACCTCCATCGCCCCCTTCAAAATCCCCTCCGCCCTCAAACTCTTCTGATGGATCAACTACTCGAGATAACACCTCATCATCTCAGAAACATAATTCATCAAAAAAGCTCAAGATTGCCGGATTTGTTCTTCTTGTGGTAGTGCTATTCATATCTATAGTCCTGCTGGTAATCTTTTGTTTGTCCAAGTACCAAGAGAGACGGTCAAGATATGATTATAACAGAAGTCAGCTGGGAAGGGTGCATCATAGGGTTGAACCCCAAATTATGCCGGCTTCAGTGCAAAAAAGGGATGATACTAAAAAAG GTCCAGGTGAGACCCTTGAAAAGAGGAGCCGTGAGTCAAGTTTGGCAGCAGCAG CTCTCCCAAAGAAACCTGCTGAAAACCGAAAGGAGCACATAATTAATTTGGATCGGACAGACTCGGAACTTTTTGCAGTTgcaccccttccccctccccctccaccacaCCCTACTGAAAAAGTTGTTGTACAGCCTAAGCCCATTGTTGCTCCAGAAAGGAGGCATAGCCCTCCACCAAGGACAAGTACCCCGACATCTGCCACACCCTACTCTGTTGCATCTCTTCAGCAATATACAAGCAATTTCAGAGAGCAGAATGTGATAAGAGAGAGTAGATTAGGAAAGGTATTCCTAGCTGAGCTTCCTGAAGGCAAG TTATTGGAAGTTATGAAGATCGACAATCCTAATGGAAGAGTGTCAGTAGATGACTTTCTAGAACTGGTTGCGCTTATCTCAGAGATCAAGCATCCCAACACCCTTGAGTTAGTTGGATACTGTGCTGAATATGGACAGCGATTACTTGTATACAATCACTTCAGCAGAAAAACACTAGATGATGCACTTCATGATAGAGAGGAAATCGACATTGAGCTATCATGGAATGCTCGTCTCCAGGTTGCTCTTAGCTCCGGAAAAGCCTTAGA GTATCTTCATGAAAGCTTCCAACCCCCGATCGTGCATCAGAATTTTGAACCAGCTAATGTTCTCCTAGATGATAAGTTGTCAGTGTGTGTTGCTGAATGTGGACTAGCAGAGCTGATGCCCTCAAGTTCTGTCACTCAG CTGTCAGGTCGGTTGCGCACATTACTGAACTATGATGCGCCTGAATTCCAGGAATCTGGGATCATTTCAGAACGAGGCGATGTTTACAGTTTTGGAGTAGTGATGCTAGAACTTCTTACCGGGCGTAAACCATACGATAG TTCACGCCCACGCCATGAACAGCATCTTGTTAGATGGGCCGGTTGTCAGCTCCATGACATTGAATCCCTTTCCAAGATGGTGGACCCTTCTATTCGAGGGCAGTGCTCCGAGAAAGTATTGTCGCGGTTTGCTGACATAATCAGCCGCTGTATCCAG AGGGAGCCAGAATTCAGGCCACCGGTGTCTGCAGTTGTCCAGGACATAACTAGCATTGTGAATGCTTCTCGTGAGGAATCAGAGTAA
- the LOC123165575 gene encoding ubiquitin-conjugating enzyme E2 22 translates to MATNENLPPNVIRQLAKELKNLDESPPEGIEVIVNDDDFSTIFADIEGPAGTPYENGVFRMKLLLSRDFPHSPPKGFFSTKIFHPNIATSGEICVNTLKKDWNPSLGLRHVLLVVRCLLIEPFPESALNEQAGKMLLENYEEYARLARLYTGIHAHKHKNKSKTGAICESTTALNVGQSNSTVPSKNIPSAPALVSTSASTKVLGIQDQNAAPSDPSVGSSTAHKKDGPLAAKIPAEKRKMDARKKSLKRL, encoded by the exons ATG GCAACAAATGAGAACCTCCCACCAAATGTCATCAGGCAATTGGCTAAAGAACTGAAGAATCTTGATGAATCACCTCCAGAAGGGATTGAAGTTATTGTTAACGATGATGACTTCAGCACCATTTTTGCTGATATTGAGGGCCCTG CTGGAACTCCATATGAGAATGGAGTATTCCGCATGAAGTTATTGTTGTCTCGTGACTTCCCTCACTCTCCCCCAAAAG GGTTCTTCTCGACAAAAATATTCCATCCAAACATAGCAACTAGTGGCGAGATATGTGTGAACACGTTGAAAAAGGATTGGAACCCTAGTCTTGGATTGCGACATGTTCTGCTG GTAGTGAGATGCCTTCTGATCGAACCATTCCCCGAATCTGCCCTTAATGAACAAGCTGGAAAGATGTTGCTTGAAAACTACGAGGAGTATGCACGCCTTGCAAG GCTGTACACCGGCATTCATGCACATAAACATAAGAACAAGTCCAAGACCGGAGCCATTTGCGAGTCAACCACAGCTCTAAACGTGGGTCAGAGCAATAGCACCGTTCCGAGCAAGAACATACCATCGGCGCCAGCACTAGTATCCACCTCCGCCTCGACCAAAGTGCTAGGCATACAGGATCAGAACGCCGCTCCTTCTGATCCTTCTGTAGGATCATCAACGGCGCACAAGAAGGACGGGCCGCTTGCCGCCAAAATCCCAGCcgagaagaggaagatggatgccAGGAAGAAGAGCCTGAAGAGGCTGTAA
- the LOC123169758 gene encoding histone H2B.3-like: protein MAPKAEKKPAAAEKTPAAEKTTAGKKPKAEKRPPKSKEGGADKKKKKAKKSVETYKIYIFKVLKQVHPDIGISSKAMSIMNSFINDIFEKLAGESAKLARYNKKPTITSREMQTSVRLVLPGELAKHAVSEGTKAVTKFTSS, encoded by the coding sequence ATGGCCCCCAAGGCGGAGAAGAAGCCGGCGGCCGCGGAGAAGACCCCTGCGGCGGAGAAGACCACGGCGGGGAAGAAGCCCAAGGCCGAGAAGCGGCCGCCGAAGTCCAAGGAGGGCGGcgccgacaagaagaagaagaaggccaagaagagcgtggagacgtacaagatctacatcttcaaggtgctgaagcaggtgcacCCGGACATCGGCATCTCCTCCAAGGCCATGTCcatcatgaactccttcatcaacgaCATCTTCGAGAAGCTCGCCGGCGAGTCCGCCAAGCTGGCCCGCTACAACAAGAAGCCCACCATCACGTCCAGGGAGATGCAGACCTCCGTCCGCCTCGTCCTCCCCGGCGAGCTCGCCAAGCACGCCGTCTCCGAGGGCACCAAGGCCgtcaccaagttcacctcctcTTAG